Within Verrucomicrobia bacterium CG1_02_43_26, the genomic segment TGATGCCTTAGGGAAAGTGGGTATTCGGGAGCCCCACGAGCGTTACGATGCCTATCCGCATGAGCTAAGTGGCGGTATGCAGCAGCGGGTGATGATAGCCATGGCATTGGCTTGTCAGCCGAATATCCTGGTTGCAGACGAGCCCACTACTGCGTTAGACGTTACCATACAAAAGCAAATCATGGATCTTTTAAAAGAGATCCGCTCCCAACGCACGATGTCTATCCTCCTGATTACTCATAACTTTGGAATCGTCTCGGATTTTGCAGACGAGGTTATCGTTATGTTTAGAGGCAAAATCGTTGAGCAGGGGCCTACCCATGAAATACTTACAAATCCAAAGCATTTATATACACAGGCTCTTTTAGACTGTATTCCCAGGCTTGGCCAGAAGCAGAAGCGCCTTAGAACGATTGATTATAGTAAATTGGAGGTAAATAGTTAATGGAATCCAATTCAGATAGATTGCTCGAGGTAAAAGATCTTGCCGTTCACTTCCCTATTCGAAAGGGTATTTTTAAGCGCATCCGCGGTTATTATAAGGCGGTTGATGGTGTTAGCTTTGTTGTTAAGAGGGGAACTACCGTTGGCCTTGTAGGCGAGAGTGGTAGTGGTAAAACGAGTATCGGTAGAGCACTTGTTAAGCTAACTTCGGTTTCAGCTGGGACAATTGCTTATAAGGGAGATGATGTCACCGAATTGAGCCCGAAGCAGTTCTTTCCTTACAGAAAGCAGATACAAATGATATTTCAGGATCCGTTTAATTCATTAAACCCGAGAATGACGCTGTATGCTATTATTGCAGAGCCTTTAGAGATCCATTTCCCGCATTGGGATAAGCAGAAGAAACGAGATCGTGTAGCTGAATTGCTACAGAAGGTAGGATTAAGTGCAGATCAAATGGGGCGCTATCCGCACCAGTTTAGTGGAGGGCAGAGGCAGCGTATCGGGATAGCCAGGGCTTTGGCAGTGGAGCCGGAGTTTATTATTTGCGATGAGCCAGTCAGCGCACTGGATGTATCGATTCAAGCTCAGATAGTTAACCTGTTGCAAGACCTGCAGGAAGAGTTGGGGCTAACCTATCTCTTTATCGCGCATGACCTTGCTGTTGTGGAACATATAAGCGATTATGTGCTTGTTATGAATAAAGGGAAAATAGTAGAGCAAGCATCGGCTGAGGAGATCTATTCGAATCCGCAAGACCCTTATACTCAAAAACTTCTGGAGGCCGTTCCGTTTGTCTAGTTGAAGCTATTCTTCGTAGAATTTGTTATTAGAATTTGTAACGGCTTGTCGAATGAGGGAGCAAAGGGCCATTTCTGAGCCTTTATCTGTCAGCAATAATATGTTTTGAACAGTGACGATAGCGTTATCTGATTTATCAACGATAAGCTCTAGAAAGTAGTCTATATTGATAGAATCCTCTTCGTTGAGGGCTTCTAGGGCTGAAAATAGTAGGTCGTATAGGTTATCAGGGTTATCGTTTTCGGCTTTAGTGAGAGCATCTGTTACCTCTTCTAGTTTGGATTGTTTTTTGAGGGAAGATAGGGTGCCTTCAATTGACAACTCCTTGACTGTCTTGATGTTGCGGTTCTTTAGGCTGACCTCTTCGATGACGATTGAAGGGGGTTTGTTATCGCTTTTGCGGGTGGTGAGGTAGCCTACTGTATCTACGCTAGACCAGATCTGGTGCGGGATGTCGTCTTTATATTTGATTGAGGGCGATAGGGGGTGTGTTTGGGTGATTTTGTCCATAATGATTTTAGTAGACTAAAATTTCTTGTAGAGCAATGCTAATATGTGTTTAACTGATTCGGTTTAGCAGAGGCCTTTTTATTCGCAGGTTTTTTTTGACTTTTCTCTGGAAATCCATTTGTAGAAGCGTATGTAGAGGACGGCAAATGCGCCGTTACCAAGGACATTGGCCGTGGTGAAGAACATGTCAAAGAGGATGTATAGGGCCGTGATTAGAGAGAGCATGTCTGGGGTGAAATTGAGGTACTTCTCTAGGACAGGTAACATGACGAGGATGCCGCCGCCCGGTACTGCAGCGACCGCGAACTTGGCGATCACGAAGAAGGTGGCAAATATAAGGTATGTGGACATGTCAGGTGCTGGAAGGCCGAAGGAGTGTATGATTCCTAGTGCTATGATGGGAATGCCAATGCTGTCGCCGATTAGGTGGATGTTTACGGTTATAGGGATGATGGCGTCTGCTTTGTCGGGATCGCCCGTATTTTTCTCTGCTCCGCGGAGTGTGAGTGGCATGGCGGCCGCGCTGGACATGGTGCTGAAGCCGGCGATGGCCGAGGGAAGCACGTTTCTAAGGGATATGAGCCATTTTTTTGGACTGAAACCACTGTTTATAAGGAATAGAATAGCGATGTAGGATAATTGTGTTGATACAATGCAGGCTAGAAGGGTTCCGTATTGGCTGAACATGCTTTGCAAAAGGCCTTGCGACTGGAGGTTTAAGACGAAACCGAAGATGAATAGGGGGACTACCGGTACCAAACCCTTGTGTAATAGGAGGTTGGATAGGTTTTTAAGGTTTATGGAAATTTTCTCTACTGTTTTGTTGCGAAAGATGGAGAAAAGGGCACCGAGGATGAGGCCACTGAAGAGGGCGACATCGTTAGGAATGAGACGGGGGAGAGAGAGCTTCCAGA encodes:
- a CDS encoding peptide ABC transporter ATP-binding protein codes for the protein MESNSDRLLEVKDLAVHFPIRKGIFKRIRGYYKAVDGVSFVVKRGTTVGLVGESGSGKTSIGRALVKLTSVSAGTIAYKGDDVTELSPKQFFPYRKQIQMIFQDPFNSLNPRMTLYAIIAEPLEIHFPHWDKQKKRDRVAELLQKVGLSADQMGRYPHQFSGGQRQRIGIARALAVEPEFIICDEPVSALDVSIQAQIVNLLQDLQEELGLTYLFIAHDLAVVEHISDYVLVMNKGKIVEQASAEEIYSNPQDPYTQKLLEAVPFV